The following proteins are encoded in a genomic region of Cyclonatronum proteinivorum:
- the ccoS gene encoding cbb3-type cytochrome oxidase assembly protein CcoS: MSVMYMLIAFSLILAAMFLLAFIWAMRDGQYEDKYTPSVRILFDDAPIEQDEDSKEHPSIQQQQQQQRNETKKH, from the coding sequence ATGAGTGTAATGTACATGCTGATCGCTTTCAGCCTTATTCTCGCAGCAATGTTTTTACTGGCCTTCATTTGGGCCATGCGCGACGGGCAGTACGAAGACAAATACACGCCCAGTGTACGCATCCTTTTTGATGATGCGCCCATAGAACAAGATGAAGATTCCAAAGAACATCCTTCAATACAGCAACAGCAACAGCAACAACGAAACGAAACAAAAAAGCACTAA
- a CDS encoding heavy metal translocating P-type ATPase, which translates to MSTELLEKTQCTHCGEPCDEEIISTEEAHFCCHGCQTVYELLNESGLGSFYKIDQENPGISMRKVKQASQFSHLDDPQVMQPLLDFNDGKTARVTLRLPQIHCSSCIYLLENLHKLDSGVKSAEVFFDRREAAITFNIEALPLSGLAALLSRIGYEPDLSLDHLSKKKQRATNRPQLLKIGIAGFAFGNIMLFSLPEYLAGPGGIDAQFLKLFGGLNIILALPVFLYSALDFYKPALASIRQRQWSMDIAISLGIMAMFFRSLYEILSGMGVGYMDSFAMLVFFLLVGRLFQQKTYESLSFDRDFKSYFPLSVIRITEKGDEESVAATRIEADDKILIRNGELVPADAILLDEDAWLDYSFVTGESEPVHMQKGALVYAGGRNVKTAARFKTVKAVSSSYLTRLWNSETFRKPKPKGLHSTSGRFSRYFSPAILGVASLAAAYWLFFGEVGLALNAFTAVLIIACPCAIALSAPFTLGWATKILGKNKIYLKNSEVTEQFAAVTSVVFDKTGTLTHRDQAHVRFAGRNLDPDENRLLLSALHENTHPLGRAVYQHLQSEIREPMRELLLKPDHYREESGKGVEVVFGDKTIRIGSAVWVGVPKDTEADALASRVYISFDGIVPGYFELQNQYRSGMNELIGNLRSRLSDSVFLLSGDNDQEKRNLLPVFGSEDRLRFRQSPHDKLAFVDGLKAGQQEVLMIGDGLNDAGALRSSTVGISLAEDTSSFTPASDVIMEAGSLSLLDRVLAFSRSAITIIYISFGISILYNIIGLSYAVTGTLSPLICAIIMPISSISVILFTTLATHWVARKNQLKTT; encoded by the coding sequence ATGTCAACTGAACTGTTAGAGAAAACCCAGTGTACCCATTGCGGCGAACCCTGTGACGAAGAAATAATCTCGACTGAAGAGGCGCATTTCTGCTGTCATGGCTGCCAAACGGTTTATGAACTGCTTAATGAAAGCGGGCTGGGATCCTTCTATAAAATAGATCAGGAAAATCCCGGCATTTCCATGCGGAAGGTGAAACAGGCGTCGCAGTTCTCCCATCTCGATGATCCGCAGGTGATGCAGCCGCTGCTGGATTTCAACGACGGTAAGACGGCGCGGGTAACCCTGCGTCTGCCGCAAATCCACTGCAGCTCCTGTATTTATCTGCTCGAGAATCTGCACAAGCTGGATTCGGGGGTTAAAAGTGCCGAAGTCTTTTTCGACCGCCGCGAAGCCGCCATCACTTTCAATATAGAGGCGCTCCCGCTTTCGGGGCTTGCCGCGCTGCTCAGCCGTATCGGCTATGAGCCGGATCTGAGCCTGGATCATCTCAGCAAAAAGAAACAGCGCGCCACCAACCGCCCGCAGCTGCTTAAAATCGGTATTGCGGGTTTTGCATTTGGCAACATCATGCTGTTCAGCCTGCCGGAGTACCTTGCGGGTCCCGGCGGTATTGATGCGCAGTTTCTGAAGCTTTTCGGCGGACTCAACATCATTCTGGCTCTGCCGGTATTTTTGTACAGCGCTTTGGATTTCTACAAGCCCGCCCTGGCAAGTATTCGTCAGCGGCAGTGGAGCATGGATATTGCCATTTCGCTGGGTATCATGGCGATGTTCTTCCGCAGTCTGTATGAGATTCTATCCGGCATGGGTGTCGGCTATATGGATTCGTTTGCGATGTTGGTGTTCTTCCTGCTTGTCGGGCGGCTGTTTCAGCAAAAAACCTACGAGAGCCTGTCCTTCGACCGTGATTTTAAGTCTTACTTTCCGCTTTCCGTTATCCGCATAACGGAAAAGGGGGATGAAGAAAGCGTTGCTGCAACCCGCATAGAAGCCGACGACAAAATTCTGATCCGTAACGGTGAGCTGGTTCCGGCTGATGCCATCCTGCTCGATGAAGACGCCTGGCTCGATTACAGCTTCGTGACCGGGGAATCCGAGCCCGTGCACATGCAGAAAGGCGCCCTTGTGTACGCCGGCGGGCGCAATGTAAAAACTGCTGCCCGCTTCAAAACGGTGAAAGCGGTTTCGAGTAGCTACCTTACCCGCCTTTGGAACAGCGAGACTTTCCGGAAGCCCAAGCCGAAAGGCCTGCACTCGACTTCCGGCCGCTTCAGCCGCTATTTTTCTCCCGCCATTCTGGGCGTAGCAAGCCTTGCTGCCGCGTACTGGCTGTTCTTCGGGGAAGTCGGTCTGGCCCTAAATGCTTTCACCGCGGTGCTCATCATCGCCTGCCCCTGCGCCATTGCGCTATCTGCCCCATTCACTCTGGGCTGGGCGACCAAGATTTTGGGCAAGAACAAAATTTATCTCAAGAACTCCGAAGTAACGGAACAGTTTGCGGCGGTTACGAGCGTCGTTTTCGATAAAACGGGTACGCTCACGCACCGCGATCAGGCGCACGTCCGCTTTGCAGGACGCAACCTGGACCCTGATGAAAACCGGCTGCTCCTTTCTGCCCTGCACGAAAATACCCATCCGCTCGGTCGCGCGGTTTATCAGCACCTTCAGTCTGAAATCAGAGAGCCCATGCGCGAGCTGCTTCTTAAGCCCGATCACTACCGCGAAGAAAGCGGCAAGGGTGTAGAAGTCGTTTTTGGGGATAAGACCATCCGAATCGGTTCCGCTGTATGGGTGGGCGTCCCTAAGGATACGGAAGCCGATGCCCTGGCTTCGCGGGTGTATATCAGTTTTGACGGCATTGTGCCCGGCTACTTTGAGCTGCAGAATCAGTACCGCAGCGGCATGAACGAGCTGATCGGGAACCTGCGCAGCCGTCTGAGCGACAGCGTGTTTCTGCTCTCCGGCGACAATGATCAGGAGAAGCGCAACCTGCTTCCGGTATTCGGCAGCGAAGACCGGCTGCGATTCCGTCAAAGCCCGCACGACAAGCTTGCATTTGTGGACGGTCTCAAAGCGGGTCAACAGGAAGTACTCATGATCGGCGACGGACTCAACGATGCCGGTGCATTGCGCTCAAGCACCGTGGGCATTTCGCTGGCAGAAGACACAAGTAGCTTCACCCCCGCGAGTGATGTCATCATGGAAGCGGGCTCCCTAAGCCTGCTCGACCGCGTGCTTGCCTTCTCCCGCAGCGCCATCACCATCATTTACATCAGCTTCGGTATTTCCATCCTGTACAACATCATCGGACTGAGCTACGCCGTAACCGGCACCCTCTCCCCGCTGATTTGTGCCATCATTATGCCGATCAGCTCCATTTCTGTCATCCTTTTCACTACCCTGGCCACCCACTGGGTCGCCCGGAAAAACCAGCTTAAAACGACATGA